A region from the Acidobacteriota bacterium genome encodes:
- a CDS encoding VCBS repeat-containing protein: protein MAEQLERRQRAVQFGSSTDKIVPADFTGDGKTDITFWRPATGQWFVLRSEDFSYFAFPFGANGDVPVPADFDGDNKADAAVFRESTQTWFISRSTGGTDIVGVGSVGDKPVPMGYDGDGKADIAIFRPSGANGAEWWTRRSATGVVFAVQFGSATDKAVPGEYTGDGKADIAVYLPANGFGTFSEARISYFAFPFGAAGDIPVPADYDGDGKTDPGVFRPSNGTWFANRSTGGTLIQQFGITGDVPLPSVYVR, encoded by the coding sequence GTGGCTGAACAGCTCGAACGGCGGCAACGGGCTGTGCAGTTTGGCAGTTCGACCGACAAGATCGTGCCTGCTGATTTTACGGGTGACGGCAAGACGGACATCACGTTTTGGCGGCCGGCGACGGGACAGTGGTTTGTCCTGAGAAGCGAGGATTTCTCATATTTTGCGTTCCCGTTCGGGGCGAATGGCGATGTACCGGTCCCGGCGGATTTTGACGGCGATAACAAGGCCGATGCGGCTGTTTTCAGGGAAAGTACGCAAACGTGGTTCATCTCCAGATCGACCGGAGGAACCGATATTGTCGGGGTTGGTTCGGTCGGTGATAAGCCCGTACCAATGGGCTATGACGGTGACGGCAAGGCCGACATTGCGATATTCCGCCCGAGCGGAGCGAACGGGGCCGAATGGTGGACGAGGCGGAGTGCGACGGGCGTGGTCTTTGCCGTTCAGTTCGGTTCGGCGACCGACAAGGCCGTTCCCGGAGAATATACGGGCGACGGCAAGGCCGATATCGCTGTTTATCTCCCGGCAAACGGTTTTGGTACGTTCTCAGAAGCGAGGATCTCGTACTTCGCATTCCCGTTCGGTGCGGCAGGCGATATTCCGGTTCCGGCCGATTATGACGGAGACGGAAAGACCGATCCGGGCGTCTTCAGGCCGTCAAACGGGACATGGTTCGCCAATCGATCGACCGGCGGCACGCTGATACAACAATTCGGGATCACCGGCGATGTTCCGCTGCCGAGTGTTTACGTGAGATAG